The proteins below come from a single Chryseobacterium sp. MA9 genomic window:
- a CDS encoding lysozyme produces the protein MKTSQKGINLIVSFEGFSAKPYLDSAGIPTIGYGNTYYPGGKKVTMKDTAISKEKGVELFAAVLPTYEKIVNSKVRIALNQNQFDALVSHAYNTGGSETLFSLINKRAADLEIRNWFTTRYITAGGKVLNGLIRRRKAEADLFFTK, from the coding sequence ATGAAAACATCACAAAAAGGAATAAATCTGATTGTATCATTTGAAGGCTTCAGCGCTAAGCCTTATCTGGATTCTGCAGGAATTCCGACAATAGGGTATGGTAACACTTACTATCCGGGAGGAAAGAAAGTAACCATGAAAGATACTGCAATCAGTAAAGAAAAAGGAGTAGAATTATTCGCTGCAGTCCTGCCAACTTATGAAAAGATAGTGAACTCAAAAGTGAGAATAGCACTTAATCAGAATCAGTTTGATGCTTTAGTTTCTCATGCTTATAATACCGGAGGATCTGAGACTCTGTTTTCTCTCATCAATAAAAGAGCAGCAGATTTAGAAATCAGAAATTGGTTTACTACGAGATACATTACCGCTGGAGGAAAAGTTTTAAATGGTCTTATCCGAAGAAGAAAGGCTGAAGCTGATCTGTTTTTCACGAAATAA